From Mannheimia pernigra, one genomic window encodes:
- a CDS encoding YqaA family protein has product MTGYLTSFFSFFFSEQNQLITMFFSGLLSSTLLPGNSEIIFTTIASQHILANQTIYSSSLFALLSVATVGNSLGSLITYVMGLQLPYPKKADNFYTQWALEKCKKYGVLVLLFSWLPIVGDIFCGIAGWLRFNLWQSIILITMGKLLRYLFLLATLRHILTYVL; this is encoded by the coding sequence ATGACAGGATACTTAACTTCATTTTTTAGTTTCTTTTTTTCTGAGCAAAATCAGTTAATCACAATGTTTTTCAGCGGATTACTTAGCTCAACACTCTTACCAGGAAACTCTGAAATTATTTTTACGACTATTGCAAGCCAGCACATTTTAGCAAATCAAACTATTTATTCATCTTCACTATTTGCTCTATTGAGTGTTGCAACAGTAGGAAATAGCTTAGGCAGCCTAATTACTTATGTAATGGGATTGCAGCTTCCCTATCCGAAAAAAGCAGACAATTTTTATACACAATGGGCATTAGAAAAATGCAAGAAATATGGTGTTTTAGTTCTGCTTTTTAGTTGGCTTCCGATTGTAGGAGATATTTTCTGTGGCATTGCAGGTTGGCTACGGTTTAACCTTTGGCAAAGCATCATTTTGATTACGATGGGTAAACTACTGCGTTATCTGTTTCTACTGGCAACGCTTCGCCATATTTTGACGTATGTTTTATAA
- the focA gene encoding formate transporter FocA: MFSPAEMAKIAEDGAVYKATKNQLYSFLSAITAGGFIAIAFVFYTTTQVGASEMPWGMAKLIGGLVFSLGVIMCVVFGAELFTSSTLTIVARASKRINWLQMFKNWVVVYFGNFIGAISIVLLIWFSGQIMVAKGQWGLVILNTAQHKIHHLWFETFCLGVFCNIMVCIAVWMSYAGKSLTDKAFIMMLPIAMFVASGFEHCVANMFMIPMGMAISHFASPEFWAAINVDPVQFADLDWHHFVFKNLIPATLGNIVGGVCFIGLMQWFLYIRKH, encoded by the coding sequence ATGTTTTCTCCTGCTGAAATGGCAAAAATCGCAGAAGATGGTGCGGTTTATAAAGCAACAAAAAATCAATTATATTCCTTTCTTTCTGCGATTACCGCAGGCGGTTTTATTGCAATAGCTTTTGTATTTTATACCACAACCCAAGTAGGTGCGAGTGAAATGCCGTGGGGTATGGCTAAACTGATTGGCGGTTTGGTGTTTTCACTTGGTGTGATTATGTGCGTAGTATTTGGAGCAGAATTATTTACCTCTTCAACGCTTACCATTGTGGCGAGAGCAAGTAAAAGAATCAATTGGCTGCAAATGTTCAAAAACTGGGTAGTTGTTTATTTTGGTAACTTTATTGGTGCTATTTCTATTGTCTTGCTTATTTGGTTTAGCGGCCAGATTATGGTGGCGAAAGGGCAATGGGGATTGGTAATTTTAAATACCGCACAGCATAAAATTCATCATTTATGGTTTGAAACATTTTGTTTGGGTGTTTTCTGTAACATTATGGTGTGTATTGCGGTATGGATGTCTTATGCAGGTAAAAGCCTAACCGATAAAGCCTTTATTATGATGTTGCCAATTGCAATGTTCGTGGCCTCAGGCTTTGAGCATTGTGTGGCGAATATGTTTATGATTCCAATGGGAATGGCGATTTCTCACTTTGCAAGCCCAGAGTTTTGGGCGGCAATTAATGTTGATCCAGTACAATTTGCTGATTTGGATTGGCACCACTTTGTATTTAAAAATCTCATTCCTGCCACGTTAGGTAATATTGTTGGTGGTGTATGCTTTATCGGTTTAATGCAATGGTTTTTGTACATTAGAAAACACTAG
- the pflB gene encoding formate C-acetyltransferase, producing the protein MTQLTDAQQKAWEGFTGGDWQTEVNVRDFIQKNYTPYEGDESFLAEVTPATEKLWADVMEMIKVENKTHEPYDIDCDTPSTITSHAAGYIDKDLEKIVGLQTDAPLKRAIMPFGGINMVKGSCKVYRRELKPEVEKIFTEYRKTHNQGVFDVYTPDILRCRKSGVITGLPDAYGRGRIIGDYRRMALYGADFLMKDKQRQFASLQARLEAGEDIQATIQLREEIAEQHRALGKMKEMAASYGFDISGPATNAQEAVQWTYFAYLAAVKSQNGAAMSFGRVSSFLDIFIERDLKAGKITEQEAQELIDHLVMKLRMVRFLRTPEYDQLFSGDPMWATETLAGMGLDGRTLVTKNSFRILHTLYTMGPSPEPNLTILWSEQLPEGFKRYCAKVSIDTSSVQYENDDLMRPDFQNDDYAIACCVSPMIVGKMMQFFGARANLAKTLLYAINGGIDEKSGEQIGPKSEAITSEYLDYDDVMTRLDSFMDWLATQYVTALNIIHFMHDKYAYEAALMALHDRDVFRTMACGIAGLSVAADSLSAIKYAKVKPIRSDIEIKNKAGEVVGVTKNVATDFEIEGEYPQFGNNDNRVDEIAVDLVERFMKKIQKLNTYRNATPTQSVLTITSNVVYGKKTGNTPDGRRSGAPFGPGANPMHGRDQKGAVASLTSVAKLPFAYAKDGISYTFSIVPNALGKDYEAQKRNLAGLMDGYFHHEATVEGGQHLNVNVLNRDTLLDAVENPEKYPQLTIRVSGYAVRFNSLTKEQQMDVITRTFTESM; encoded by the coding sequence ATGACTCAATTAACAGACGCTCAACAAAAAGCCTGGGAAGGTTTTACGGGTGGCGATTGGCAAACTGAAGTAAACGTTCGTGATTTTATCCAAAAAAACTATACGCCTTATGAAGGCGATGAATCTTTTCTTGCAGAAGTAACGCCCGCAACTGAGAAATTGTGGGCAGATGTAATGGAAATGATCAAAGTTGAAAACAAAACACACGAACCGTATGACATTGACTGCGATACACCCTCTACCATTACTTCTCACGCAGCAGGTTATATCGACAAAGATTTAGAGAAAATCGTGGGTCTTCAAACAGATGCTCCTTTAAAGCGTGCGATTATGCCATTTGGTGGTATCAATATGGTGAAAGGCTCGTGCAAAGTTTATCGTCGTGAATTAAAGCCAGAAGTAGAGAAAATTTTTACTGAGTATCGTAAAACCCATAACCAAGGCGTATTTGATGTTTACACTCCAGATATTTTACGCTGCCGTAAATCAGGTGTAATTACTGGTTTACCTGATGCTTATGGTCGCGGTCGTATCATTGGTGACTATCGTCGTATGGCACTTTACGGTGCAGATTTCTTAATGAAAGATAAACAGCGTCAGTTTGCATCATTACAAGCTCGCCTAGAAGCGGGCGAAGATATTCAAGCAACCATTCAACTTCGTGAAGAAATTGCTGAACAACATCGTGCATTAGGCAAAATGAAAGAAATGGCGGCAAGCTATGGTTTTGATATTTCAGGCCCTGCAACGAATGCACAAGAAGCGGTGCAATGGACATATTTTGCGTACCTTGCAGCGGTGAAGTCGCAAAACGGTGCGGCAATGTCGTTCGGTCGTGTATCTTCGTTCTTAGATATTTTCATTGAGCGTGATTTAAAAGCAGGCAAAATCACCGAACAAGAAGCTCAAGAATTAATTGATCACTTAGTGATGAAATTGCGTATGGTGCGTTTCTTACGTACTCCTGAATATGATCAACTATTCTCAGGCGATCCTATGTGGGCAACGGAAACGTTAGCTGGTATGGGCTTAGATGGCCGTACATTAGTCACGAAAAATAGCTTCCGTATATTACACACCCTTTACACAATGGGGCCTTCACCAGAGCCAAATTTAACCATTCTTTGGTCTGAGCAATTACCTGAAGGGTTCAAACGCTATTGTGCGAAAGTGTCTATTGATACCTCATCGGTGCAATATGAAAATGATGATTTAATGCGTCCGGATTTTCAAAATGACGACTATGCAATTGCGTGCTGTGTAAGCCCAATGATTGTGGGTAAAATGATGCAATTTTTCGGTGCACGAGCAAACTTAGCGAAAACATTGCTATATGCAATCAATGGCGGTATTGATGAGAAATCGGGTGAACAAATTGGTCCGAAATCGGAAGCAATTACAAGTGAATATTTAGATTATGATGACGTGATGACTCGTCTAGACAGCTTTATGGACTGGTTAGCAACCCAATATGTGACGGCGTTAAATATCATTCACTTTATGCACGATAAATATGCATACGAAGCAGCATTAATGGCACTTCACGATCGTGATGTATTCCGTACGATGGCGTGTGGTATTGCTGGATTATCGGTTGCGGCAGACTCACTTTCAGCGATTAAATATGCGAAAGTCAAACCAATTCGCAGTGATATTGAAATTAAAAACAAAGCGGGTGAAGTGGTTGGTGTGACGAAAAACGTGGCGACTGACTTTGAAATTGAAGGCGAATATCCACAATTTGGTAACAACGATAACCGTGTAGACGAAATTGCTGTCGATTTAGTTGAGCGTTTTATGAAGAAAATTCAAAAACTCAACACATACCGCAATGCAACGCCAACTCAATCTGTACTTACTATCACATCTAATGTGGTTTATGGTAAGAAAACAGGTAATACCCCAGATGGTCGTCGCAGCGGTGCACCATTTGGACCAGGTGCGAATCCAATGCACGGACGTGACCAAAAAGGTGCGGTTGCTTCACTGACTTCTGTGGCTAAATTGCCATTTGCGTATGCAAAAGATGGTATCTCTTATACCTTCTCAATCGTACCAAATGCGTTAGGTAAAGATTACGAAGCACAAAAACGTAACCTTGCAGGCTTAATGGACGGCTACTTCCACCACGAAGCAACAGTAGAAGGTGGTCAGCACTTAAATGTGAACGTATTAAATCGTGACACATTATTAGATGCGGTTGAAAATCCTGAAAAATACCCGCAATTAACGATTCGTGTATCAGGTTACGCGGTACGTTTCAACTCTTTAACTAAAGAGCAACAAATGGACGTAATTACCCGTACCTTTACTGAAAGTATGTAA
- a CDS encoding virulence RhuM family protein: protein MSKQDLIRSSVAEYLTFITATGESQVDAIYSDENVWLRQKMMGVLYEVESHTITYHLQKIFFDKELDENSVTRKFRVTAQDGKNYQTKHYNLSAIIAVGYKVNSERAVQFRKWATEIVQSFAIKGFAMDDERLKNDGTILGKKYFEEQLARIREIRLSERKFYQKITDIYATSVDYDRTATATKRFFATVQNKLHWAIHGHTAAELIMARANAEKPNMGLTNWKDAPQGKIYLFDVVVAKNYLSDNELAQLQRLVSAYLDMAEDMAERQIPMTMADWETRLNRFLAATDREILQDAGKVTAEIAKSFALSEFEKYRVKQDLSYESDFDLLVKEMAAKYHAG from the coding sequence ATGTCTAAGCAAGATTTAATTCGTTCCTCTGTGGCAGAATATCTGACCTTTATCACGGCAACAGGGGAAAGCCAAGTTGATGCTATTTACTCTGATGAAAATGTTTGGCTAAGACAAAAAATGATGGGAGTACTTTATGAGGTAGAGTCTCATACTATTACTTACCATTTACAAAAAATATTTTTTGATAAGGAATTAGATGAAAATTCAGTTACTCGAAAATTTCGAGTAACTGCCCAAGACGGAAAAAACTACCAGACGAAGCACTATAATTTATCTGCCATTATCGCAGTAGGTTATAAAGTTAATTCCGAGCGAGCAGTGCAGTTTCGCAAATGGGCGACTGAAATTGTACAGAGCTTTGCGATTAAAGGCTTTGCGATGGACGATGAACGGCTAAAAAATGACGGCACAATTTTAGGCAAGAAATACTTTGAAGAACAGCTTGCCCGCATTCGGGAAATTCGATTATCCGAACGCAAGTTCTACCAAAAAATCACCGACATTTACGCAACCTCAGTGGATTACGACCGCACCGCCACTGCCACCAAACGCTTTTTTGCTACAGTACAAAATAAATTGCACTGGGCAATTCACGGACATACTGCTGCTGAGCTGATTATGGCAAGAGCCAATGCTGAAAAACCGAATATGGGGCTAACGAATTGGAAAGACGCTCCGCAGGGTAAAATTTATCTGTTTGATGTAGTCGTTGCCAAAAATTACCTGTCTGACAATGAGCTTGCACAATTACAACGGCTGGTATCGGCTTATTTAGATATGGCGGAAGATATGGCAGAACGCCAAATTCCTATGACAATGGCAGATTGGGAAACCCGCCTCAATCGCTTTCTTGCCGCCACAGACCGAGAAATTTTACAAGATGCTGGCAAAGTTACTGCTGAAATCGCTAAATCGTTTGCCTTAAGCGAATTTGAAAAATACCGAGTGAAACAAGATTTGAGTTATGAAAGTGATTTTGACTTACTGGTAAAAGAGATGGCAGCTAAATACCACGCAGGTTAG
- a CDS encoding adenosylhomocysteinase, whose product MYQNFSAELNWATLHMTRTRAAVEALPDLSHVRLACNMHLDLKMAPLVKGLLDKGAKVFLTTCNPTTVQDDVVAYLVEHGAGAHAWRDMSNADWYESFQKAVDWQPTHLCEMGSDLTSLIHSKGLQTGVKAGLEATGSGVNRLNGLKPYYPIFNWDDLPVKEGLHNRYMVGLTAWHTFLQTTHLSLHEKTVVVIGYGLVGQGVAASAKAYGGKVIVAELDRARALQAEYDGWMVMPLAEAIKIADVVATATGAKNVLSGKMIEQAKSGLFILNVGHVAEEIDVPFLKQHPMSVPMPYVNAYQVGEKTVYLLADGSMFNLTAGYGDSINAFDVTLAVMASGIGHIVGEGEKAEKDVYLLPKAVWQKVL is encoded by the coding sequence ATGTATCAAAATTTTTCTGCTGAATTAAATTGGGCAACACTACATATGACCCGTACGCGTGCAGCTGTTGAGGCTTTACCTGATTTATCCCACGTGCGTTTAGCGTGCAATATGCACTTAGATTTGAAAATGGCTCCGTTAGTGAAAGGCTTGCTAGATAAAGGGGCAAAAGTGTTTTTAACCACTTGCAACCCAACCACCGTACAAGATGATGTGGTGGCGTATTTAGTTGAACACGGTGCAGGTGCCCATGCTTGGCGTGATATGTCCAATGCCGACTGGTACGAAAGTTTTCAAAAAGCAGTAGATTGGCAGCCAACCCATTTATGCGAAATGGGGTCAGATTTAACCTCGCTGATTCATTCAAAAGGCTTACAAACAGGCGTGAAAGCAGGATTGGAGGCAACAGGTTCTGGCGTGAATCGCTTAAATGGTTTGAAACCTTATTACCCGATTTTCAACTGGGACGATTTGCCGGTGAAAGAGGGCTTGCACAACCGCTATATGGTCGGCTTAACCGCTTGGCATACTTTCTTACAAACCACCCACTTAAGTCTGCACGAAAAAACGGTAGTTGTTATTGGCTATGGTTTGGTAGGGCAAGGCGTGGCAGCCTCAGCAAAAGCCTACGGCGGTAAAGTGATTGTGGCTGAATTAGATCGTGCCAGAGCGTTACAAGCCGAATATGACGGTTGGATGGTAATGCCGCTTGCTGAAGCCATTAAAATTGCCGATGTAGTTGCCACAGCAACAGGGGCAAAAAACGTGCTCTCAGGCAAGATGATTGAACAAGCGAAATCAGGCTTATTTATTTTAAATGTCGGACACGTTGCCGAAGAAATTGATGTGCCGTTTTTAAAACAACACCCAATGAGCGTGCCGATGCCCTATGTCAATGCTTACCAAGTAGGCGAGAAAACCGTTTATCTGCTGGCAGACGGCTCAATGTTTAACCTCACAGCAGGTTATGGCGACAGTATTAATGCTTTTGATGTTACTCTTGCGGTTATGGCAAGTGGTATCGGGCATATTGTTGGCGAAGGCGAAAAGGCAGAAAAAGATGTTTACTTACTGCCGAAAGCTGTTTGGCAAAAAGTGTTATAA
- a CDS encoding IS1595 family transposase, which translates to MKITHCKLKKSLQKKLLEFFVAEVTARTAADLLGIQPNTAALFYHKIRLVIEHHLALEAHEIFEGKIEVDESYFGGHRKGKRGRGAAGKVAVFGLLKRQGKVFTVVVENTKSETLVPVITRKIKPDSWVYTDTYRSYDALDVSEFHHERINHSELFAKKQNHINGIENFWNQAKRVLRKYNGINRKNFPLFLKECEFRFNFGTPKEQLKTLRKWCEI; encoded by the coding sequence ATGAAGATAACCCATTGTAAATTAAAGAAATCTTTGCAGAAAAAGCTTCTTGAATTTTTTGTTGCTGAAGTGACCGCTAGAACCGCTGCTGATTTATTAGGTATTCAACCCAATACGGCAGCCCTGTTTTACCACAAAATTAGGCTGGTCATTGAACACCATTTAGCCCTTGAAGCTCATGAAATTTTTGAGGGAAAAATTGAGGTAGATGAAAGCTATTTTGGTGGTCATCGCAAAGGAAAACGAGGGCGAGGTGCGGCTGGGAAAGTCGCTGTATTCGGTTTGTTGAAGCGTCAAGGAAAGGTGTTTACCGTAGTGGTAGAAAATACCAAATCAGAAACGCTAGTGCCGGTTATTACAAGGAAAATCAAGCCTGACAGCTGGGTTTATACGGATACCTATCGTAGCTATGATGCCCTTGATGTGAGCGAATTTCATCACGAGCGAATCAACCATTCCGAACTGTTTGCGAAGAAACAAAACCATATCAATGGCATTGAAAATTTTTGGAATCAAGCGAAGCGAGTACTCCGAAAATATAACGGAATTAACCGAAAAAATTTCCCTTTATTCTTGAAGGAATGTGAATTTCGGTTTAACTTTGGTACACCAAAAGAACAGCTCAAAACGTTGCGAAAATGGTGTGAGATTTAG
- a CDS encoding DUF805 domain-containing protein, with amino-acid sequence MNSLKNFFGFFFGFKGRIGRLHYALFLLVLAVSYLFASMILELMNIGRVLYNNPTTRYTEYLVYLSAIFALLIVLKYSLIIRRIHDFNEKATGNKLFQAILWADILSLFNLSITYEMKHFVNLAMTVISISCLIILAFKKGDIKEGAVVD; translated from the coding sequence ATGAATAGCTTAAAAAATTTTTTCGGTTTTTTCTTTGGATTTAAAGGACGAATAGGGAGACTTCACTATGCTTTATTCTTGCTAGTCTTGGCTGTAAGTTATCTATTTGCTAGTATGATTTTAGAACTCATGAATATAGGGCGAGTTCTCTATAATAATCCCACAACGAGATATACCGAGTATCTTGTATATTTATCTGCAATTTTTGCATTACTTATTGTGCTCAAATATTCCCTTATTATTAGACGTATACACGATTTCAATGAAAAAGCGACAGGCAATAAGTTATTCCAAGCTATTTTATGGGCAGATATTCTTTCACTGTTTAACTTATCTATTACTTATGAAATGAAACATTTTGTTAATTTGGCAATGACAGTGATTTCTATTAGTTGCCTTATTATTCTTGCATTTAAAAAAGGTGATATAAAAGAAGGGGCTGTAGTAGATTAG
- a CDS encoding helix-turn-helix domain-containing protein, whose translation MAQLISTDIDRLVGQRIQQKRREMGYSAERLSEYVDISQPQLSRYERGANKINVAHLVAIATFLKTPISYFFSDCMEGFDWNSDDADRYWQELTQTQKSLFVDFLKEIKK comes from the coding sequence ATGGCACAGCTGATTTCAACAGACATCGACCGTCTTGTCGGTCAACGCATTCAACAAAAACGCAGAGAAATGGGATATTCGGCGGAGAGGTTGTCGGAGTATGTAGATATTTCCCAACCACAGCTTTCACGCTATGAACGAGGGGCGAATAAGATCAACGTGGCACATTTGGTGGCGATTGCCACTTTTTTGAAAACACCGATTAGCTACTTTTTTTCCGATTGTATGGAAGGGTTTGATTGGAATAGCGATGACGCCGACCGATATTGGCAGGAATTAACCCAAACGCAAAAATCGCTATTCGTTGATTTTCTGAAAGAGATCAAAAAATAG
- the pflA gene encoding pyruvate formate lyase 1-activating protein, which produces MSVVGCIHSYESCGTVDGPGIRFILFLQGCLMRCKYCHNRDTWDLDGGKEISVEELMKEVTTYKHFMKATGGGVTASGGEAVLQMEFVRDWFRACKAEGINTCLDTNGFVRNYSPVVDEMLEVTDLVLLDLKQLNDEVHQDLIGVSNKRTLDFARYLHKMNKPTWVRYVVVPGYTDDDDSAHRLGQFIQGMDNIEKVELLPYHRLGAHKWETLGYKYELDGILPPPKEDLERIQKIIESYGHTVKF; this is translated from the coding sequence ATGTCTGTTGTTGGATGTATCCATTCTTATGAATCCTGTGGCACGGTAGATGGTCCGGGGATTCGTTTTATTCTTTTTTTACAAGGTTGTTTAATGCGTTGTAAGTACTGCCATAATCGTGATACTTGGGATCTCGATGGTGGCAAAGAGATCAGCGTGGAAGAATTGATGAAAGAAGTCACCACTTATAAGCATTTTATGAAAGCCACAGGCGGTGGTGTGACGGCTTCAGGTGGTGAGGCGGTGCTGCAAATGGAATTTGTACGAGATTGGTTTCGGGCCTGTAAAGCAGAGGGCATCAACACCTGTTTAGACACCAATGGCTTTGTGCGTAACTACAGCCCTGTAGTGGATGAAATGCTAGAGGTGACCGATCTTGTTTTGCTTGATTTAAAACAACTGAACGATGAAGTCCACCAAGATTTGATCGGCGTATCTAATAAGCGAACGTTAGATTTTGCTCGTTATTTACACAAAATGAATAAGCCAACTTGGGTTCGTTATGTGGTAGTTCCAGGCTACACGGACGATGACGATTCTGCCCACCGTTTAGGGCAGTTTATTCAAGGAATGGACAACATCGAAAAAGTCGAGCTTCTGCCATACCACCGTCTTGGGGCTCACAAATGGGAAACTTTGGGCTATAAATATGAGCTTGATGGCATACTTCCACCGCCAAAAGAAGATTTAGAACGTATCCAAAAAATTATTGAAAGTTATGGGCATACGGTGAAATTCTAA
- the prlC gene encoding oligopeptidase A — translation MSNPLLNYTGLPAFSQIKPEHIKPAVETVIKKCRETVEMVAKIEHPTWENFYLPQVIAGDQFSRAWSPVSHLNAVKNSPELREEYQACLPLLSEYSTWAGQHQGLYQGYLKLKNSPEFANYSPAQKKAIENSLQDFELSGISLPADKQKRYGEISARLSELSSQFSNNVLDATMGWDIVITDEAQLKGLPESALEAAKLSAESKGKKGYRFTLEIPSYLPVLTYCENKALREEMYRAFVTRASDQGPNAGKWDNSLIIEEILKLRHERSQLLGFNTYSDYSLATKMAENPQQVLGFLNDLAERSKAQGKNELCELKKFAKEHFGVEHLDLWDITFYSEKQKQALYSVNDEELRPYFPENRVLSGLFEVMKRIFAMRVEEQKGVDVWHKDVRFFNIFDKNDRLRGSFYLDLYARENKRGGAWMDDCINQKRLADGTLQKPVAYLTCNFNKPIGDKPALFTHDEVTTLFHEFGHGIHHMLTEIDVGDVAGINGVPWDAVELPSQFLENWCWEEEALAFISGHYETGEPLPKAKLDQLLAAKNFQAAMFVLRQLEFGLFDFRLHTEYDPNKQGQVLALLKEVKDQVAVAKGVEWARTPHSFSHIFAGGYAAGYYSYLWAEVLSADAYSRFEEEGIFNAETGQSFLDNILTRGGSEEPMVLFERFRGRKPTLDALLRHKGISGN, via the coding sequence ATGTCTAACCCTCTTTTAAATTACACGGGCTTGCCAGCCTTTTCGCAAATTAAACCTGAACATATCAAGCCTGCAGTTGAAACGGTAATTAAAAAATGTCGTGAAACGGTTGAGATGGTTGCCAAAATTGAGCATCCAACTTGGGAAAATTTCTATTTGCCACAAGTAATCGCAGGTGATCAATTCTCTCGTGCCTGGTCGCCAGTGAGTCATTTGAATGCGGTAAAAAATTCCCCTGAATTGCGTGAAGAATACCAAGCCTGCTTGCCGTTATTATCGGAATACAGTACTTGGGCAGGGCAACATCAGGGGCTTTATCAAGGCTACTTAAAATTAAAAAACAGCCCTGAATTTGCTAACTATTCACCTGCACAGAAAAAAGCGATTGAAAACAGCCTACAAGATTTTGAATTATCTGGCATCTCTTTACCCGCTGATAAACAAAAACGTTATGGAGAAATTTCCGCCCGCTTATCTGAACTTAGTTCACAATTTAGCAATAACGTGCTAGATGCCACAATGGGCTGGGACATCGTAATTACTGACGAGGCACAATTAAAAGGCTTGCCAGAATCTGCACTTGAAGCCGCAAAATTATCCGCAGAAAGCAAAGGCAAAAAGGGCTACCGTTTCACCCTTGAAATCCCAAGCTATTTGCCTGTGCTAACGTATTGTGAAAACAAGGCATTGCGTGAGGAAATGTATAGAGCATTTGTAACGCGTGCTTCTGATCAAGGCCCGAATGCAGGCAAATGGGATAATAGCCTCATTATTGAGGAGATCTTAAAACTTCGCCACGAAAGATCGCAACTGCTCGGTTTTAACACCTATTCTGATTATTCATTAGCGACAAAAATGGCAGAAAATCCGCAGCAAGTGCTAGGTTTTTTAAATGATTTAGCCGAACGCTCAAAAGCTCAAGGTAAAAATGAATTATGTGAGTTGAAGAAGTTTGCCAAAGAACATTTTGGTGTGGAACATCTTGATTTATGGGATATTACATTCTACAGCGAAAAACAGAAACAAGCGTTATATTCAGTCAATGATGAAGAACTTCGCCCTTATTTTCCAGAAAATCGTGTGCTTTCAGGCTTATTTGAGGTGATGAAACGCATTTTTGCAATGCGTGTGGAAGAGCAAAAAGGTGTGGACGTTTGGCACAAAGACGTGCGTTTTTTCAATATTTTTGACAAAAACGACCGCTTACGTGGATCGTTCTACCTTGACTTATATGCTCGAGAAAACAAACGGGGCGGAGCTTGGATGGACGACTGCATCAACCAAAAACGCCTAGCAGATGGCACCTTGCAAAAACCAGTAGCATATTTAACCTGTAACTTCAACAAGCCGATTGGTGACAAACCCGCGTTATTCACTCACGATGAAGTCACCACCCTATTCCACGAATTTGGGCACGGCATCCACCATATGCTCACGGAAATTGATGTGGGTGATGTTGCGGGTATTAACGGCGTGCCGTGGGATGCTGTTGAGCTGCCAAGCCAATTCTTAGAGAACTGGTGCTGGGAAGAGGAGGCTCTCGCCTTTATTTCAGGGCATTATGAAACGGGCGAACCGTTGCCGAAAGCGAAGTTAGATCAGCTCTTAGCGGCGAAAAATTTCCAAGCGGCAATGTTTGTGCTTCGTCAGTTAGAGTTTGGCTTGTTTGACTTCCGCCTGCACACCGAATATGACCCGAACAAACAAGGGCAAGTGTTGGCGTTGCTTAAAGAAGTAAAAGATCAAGTTGCGGTGGCAAAAGGTGTGGAATGGGCAAGAACGCCACATAGCTTCTCGCATATTTTCGCTGGCGGCTATGCGGCAGGCTACTACAGCTACTTATGGGCAGAAGTGCTTTCAGCCGATGCTTACTCACGCTTTGAAGAAGAGGGCATATTCAACGCCGAAACTGGGCAATCTTTCTTAGATAACATCTTAACCCGTGGCGGTTCAGAAGAGCCGATGGTGCTATTTGAACGCTTCCGTGGCAGAAAACCAACCCTTGATGCGTTGCTACGCCATAAAGGAATTTCGGGGAATTAA